The Nostoc sp. NIES-3756 DNA window TATACGGGCCGCAAGGTGTTGGGGCGCTTTATATTCGTCCTGGTGTGGAATTGATGCCTTTGTTGGGTGGTGGAGGACAAGAAAGGGGTATGCGTTCTGGTACGCAAGCTGTACCAATTATCGCTGGTTTTGGCGTAGCTGCTGAACTCGCAGCCGAAGAACTAGCCACAGAAACACCTCGTTTAATTAAATTACGCGATCGCCTATTTACGCAATTAGCAGATGTTCCTGGTTTAATTCCTACAGGCGATAGGGAAAATCGTCTACCCCACCATACAAGTTTTTACCTCGAACAAGCCGACGGCGAAAAAATCAGTGGTAAAACCTTAGTACGCCAATTAAATCTTGCAGGTATCGCTATCAGTGCCGGCGCTGCTTGTCACAGTGGTAAACTTAGCCCTAGTCCCATACTTTTGGCTATGGGTTACTCAGCAAAAGCCGCTACAGGGGGAATTAGGTTGACATTAGGCCGGGACACTACAGAAGCTGATATTGATTGGACGGCGATGGTATTAAAGCAAGTTTTGCAGAGGTTGATACCAGGAGAATTATTAGTTAGTTATTAGTCATGGATCTTCTTTCATCCGTTGGCTAACCCCTTGAATATCCTGCAATACAGGTTTTATATGTGACTTATAGTCCGTAGACATATAGTCCACATCATTCCATTATACCCACAAGCATTTGATGGGTAGAATATGCAGGAAGCTAAAATACTCTCTTTGTTTGGCGCACATATTAAAAAAATCAGGACGGCAAAAGGTTATAGCCAAGAACAACTTGCTGCTTTTGCTGGGTTGGATCGAACTTATATAAGTGGCATAGAAAGAGGGCAACGAAATATTAGCTTGATGAATTTGGTTAAATTAGCTAAAGCGTTAGAAGTTCCCGCCAAGCAACTTTTAGATTTTGATATGGAGGGGGACGATGGACAGCAATGAAATCAATTTTTTAGAAGTAATTGCTGACAGCTATGGAATAGATAAAAACTCTGTAATCTTCAAGTACATTGAACGCAAAACAAGGGCTTCTGAAAGAGGAAGTAAGGCTAGACGTTCTTTAGGTAATTTATATGCGCTTTATGTGTTAGCTCAAGATTATATCAATGAAAATTTTGAGGGTTCAAGTTTCACAGAACTAATGCAACGAATGAAAGCAATGCCATTCGGTACAAAATTACAAAATCACCCTCTGGATAATCGTCTGAATGATGAAGTCAAACGCCAATACAAAGTCAGTGACAATATGCTTCCTGTACAGCCTGCAAATCTTGGAGACGGGAGAAAAGCTAGGAAAATATCCGTCGATTTATTGAGAGAATATAACATGAATCCTAGCTCTTGTGCTAGTTTCATTGTGGATGCCATAGATAGTTATATCACTATTATTGATAGTCATCAAACTGCCTATTTAAACCAAATTGATGCTGCTTACACTGATTTAGAAATTGCTGAAGTAATTGCAGAGGCATTTGCATACAATTCAGATGCTAGACTATTTGAAATAGTTTCTTTTGGATTGCTTTATTTACACTTTAATAAGACAAAAGTTTCTTTTTCTATAGATGGTAAAAGCTTTTCACAAAAGTTAACCCTGTATCGTACAGGGCGAACAAACGCAAATGATGGCGGAATCGATTTTGTTTTAAAACCATTGGGTAATTTCTTTCAAGTTACTGAAACATTAGACTTTAAAAAATACTTTCTAGATTTTGAGAAAATAAATCGTTTTCCCATGAGCTTTGTTATCAAAACTAATTTAACACAACAAGCAGTGAGGGATAAAATTAAAGAAGATGCAGTTCAACTATATAGTGTTGAACAGGTCGATGTATATATGAATTTGTTTGAGGAAATTTATACCTTAAATGAACTTAAGAATATTCTTGACCAAGTTAAAGAATCTCATGATTCAATTTCTAAATTGAAGGAAATTGTTGTTCAATGTTTTAAGCTGGAATATGGGTTATTAGATTAAAGATATCTGCTTTGGTTGTTTATCTGTTATACATCTTACTTTTTTAGAGAGGTTTTTTGTTTTTCTTCTCTTCTCCTTCGCTAATTCTTCATAGGTGTACGGTGAAGGCAAATCTAGCCGTCGGATACCTATTTTTACATATTCTTCATTTATCTCAATTCCCATAGACTTTCTTCCTAAACGCTTGGCTACTGCACATGTGGAAAAACTACCAGAAAATGGATCTAGTACCATGTCTCCAACATTTGAAGATGCTAAAACGATACGTTCCAAAAGGGCTTCTGGCTTTTGGGTTGGGTGATTTTCGTACTCATCCATTTTGAAGCGTACACGCGCAAAATTCCAAACATTACCCGGTACTTTTTTTGTGTTGTATGGCTGAGGAGGTTCTTTCCGATAATCAATTAACTGACGTACTGCACCAGTTTTCGCCTCAACCATAATATCTTCAGCATTAAATGTATAGTTTCTGTCATGTTTTGTTAACATGAGTATCGGCTCGTACATCGAGCCAAAGTATCTTTTTGCCTGCATTCCTGAGCTATCATAAGCCCAGATTATTCTACTTTTAACGTAGAAATTATTACGGCATTTAATATCAAGATAAGGCATATTCTCTGTACTATTCATCAGGTAGAATGTACCATTAGGCTTGAGAATCCGGTGGCATTCATCAATCCATTGGTACGTCCAGTTAAGAAACTCTTCTTGCGACCATTTTTCTACCAAACCATCGAAATCTTTGCCTATATTGTAAGGCGGATCAGCAAAGATTAAGTCTATGGATTCTGATTCAAGGCATTTTAAATTTTCCAAAGCATCGCCATGAATAATACTGTGAGAATTATCCTTATATATTTTGGTATATACTTTCACTTTTGAAACCACAATCAATGCCTTTAGATATTAGTATACAATGTGAATTAAAGTCTACAATATTAACTTGAATATTTCAAGGTTTGATTGTCTAGTAAGTGTATATAAACATGTCAGAATTAAGAATTTTTCTGTATACTTAAAGATTAAATTTCACCAACTCATCGGCCAGACTTTGATAATATTCTCAGCACTACCACCACTGGCGAGATTACGCCCATCTGGACTAATAGCTACAGAGTAAATGTATCCAGAATCGCGCTTTAGTGTGCGGATCATCTCGCCTGTCGTTGGATTCCATTGTTTAATTGTGTTGTCGTTACTTCCACTAACAATAGCTGGATGATTTCGCACATAGGCGACGGAGTTAACTTTGTCGGAATGTCCTTTTAGTGTGTGAATTGTCTCTCCGGTTGCTAGATTCCATAATCTAATTGTTTTGTCTTTACTACCACTGGCAAGCATTTTGCCATCTGGACTGAAGGCTACAGAAATCACTAAGTCAGAATGTCCTTTCAAAGTCCGAATTTCTTTACTGGTTGCCAAATTCCACACTTTGATGGTTTTATCCCAACTACCACTCGCAAGAGTCTTGCCATCTGGACTAAAGGCAATGGTGGCAACTTCGCTACTATGTCCAGTTAAGGTACGAATTTCTTTTCCTGTTGTTAGGTTCCACAGTTTAATTGTCTTATCTAAACTGCCACTAGCAAGTGTCTTACCATCTGGACTAAAAGCAATACTGGCAACTCCCTGAGAATGCCCTTGGAAGTGGCGGATTTGTTCTCCCGTTGTCAGATTCCACAATTTGATTGTTTTATCTGCGCCTGCACTAGCGAGAGTTTTACCATCTGGAGCGATCGCAACAGCCCAAATCCACCCTGAATGCCCTTTGAGAGTATGAATTTTTTCTCTAGTTTTTAAATTCCATACTTTAATTGTCTTATCATCGCTGCCACTGGCAAGGAATTGTCCATCAGGGGAAAAGGCTACAGAATTAACATCGCTGGAATGTCCTTTGAGGGTGTAGGGTTGGGTAGAATCGGAAGATTTAGAGACAGGCTGCGGGAACGTGTATAAATACCTAATTCCTCCTAATGCCAACAATACGATAACTGTATTAATTAGCAGTTGTTGCTTGAACTTACCATTGAATAATTCTGTAGGCTGTTTTTGGGTTGTAGGTGCTGAGAGTAAAGTTGATGGTGTCCAAGCTCTTGGCAAGATGGCGGAGTTTGGTATTGTAGTTTTGGATTTTGCCAGTAGCGATCGCAAATCTATTAAGTCATGGATCACTTCATCAGCCGATTGATAACGCTTTTGAGTGTCCGTTTCTAACAGCTTATTCAAAATTTTCACTAAACTTTCACTAGCGTTCTTATCTGAACCTGAAGTCTGCCAATATTGCGGCCAAGTATCAATCCAACCGTAACCCTGCTTAATCCAGAGTTTGGAAGGACTAATTCCCGTCAGCAGATGAAAGCAAGTTGCACCTAAACTAAATAAATCACTGGCTGGGTAAGCTTTACCAAACTGCATCTGTTCAATTGGAGTGTAACCTAGTGAACCGATGGTAGTTCCCAATTGAGTCTGCATTGTCGCTGTTAGCTGCTTGGCCGCGCCAAAATCAATTAGTACTAATTTGCCATCGCTGTGGCGGCGAATAATATTCTGTGGCTTAATATCTCGATGAATTACTCCACGCTCATGGATATATTTCAATACAGGCAGTAAATCTGAGAGAAATTCTACAATTTTACTTTCGTTGTAAACTACCCCTTGGCGTAATTCTTGTAAGATATTGTCTCCATTAATAAACTGCTGTACTAAAAACAGATAATTATTTTCCTCAAAATAAGCGAGTAACGCAGGAATCTGGTCATGTTCACCTAAATATTGCAATCGTTGAGCTTCTTTTTTGAATAACTCAACAGCTTTGTTCATGGCTGAAGTCTCTTGAACTTTAGGCGCAAATTGTTTAACAACACATAATTCATTAAGTTTATCTATATCTTCTGATAGATATGTCCTACTAAATCCACCCTCATCTGATAGCACCTTGATAATACGATAATGCCCCCGTAATAATGGTATCAATGGTGTATTGCAACATTGGCAATACGTTTTGCCATCAGGGTTTTGAGGCATTGAGCAATCAGGATTCAAACAGCAAAGCATACTGAGAATCCATGTAGAATTTGAGTATATATTAATTTAAAAGTAAGATTTTTGCTATCAATTTGCCGCATTTTGTTCAATTTGAAAAGTTGTATATGGGTAGCTAAAAGATTTAAAATGTAAAAACTAATTTGTTTTTAAGCAAATATTTAACATCCTGTCTGCTTAATACTAACTACTGTATGTGCTTTATTAGGCATATTAAAATCAATGACATAAAAAATCTACTATCTTATGTATATAAAATTCATATTGGAGTGTTACTTTAGAGCAACTAATTTGAACAAATAAAATGATTTTCCTCCTTTATCATTAAAAATAAATAAATTTATCTATCTAAAGATATAAAATTTTTCAAAAGTAGCAGGGTTGAGGAGTAATTTATGACAAAACAAAAGAACAAAAACTATTGGTTTAGATTGAATTTTGCTCTGATTGTTTCCATTAGTGGTGGTTTATTAGTGGCAAACTACACACCTATATTGGCTCTAGGTATTGCTAATCACCCTAAGAAACTGATAATTGCCAAAACACCAGACGAGAGACAACCAGAAGCAGTACAGCAAGCGATCGAGCAAATCCCAACTTCTGCACCGCCAACCACTCCCCAATCACAACCTAAACAATCAATTGATTCACCAATCCCTGTTCGGGAATCTTCCAACTCAACAGAGTCTAATCCAACGCCTCAGCCGAGAGAAACTAACCCAACACCTAGACAATCAACACCTGTCAATTCCAACCCAACGCCTCAGCCGAGAGAAACTAACCCCGCACCTAGACAGTCAACACCTGTCAATTCCAATCCAACACCTCAACCAAGAGAAACTAACCCTGCACCTAGACAGTCAACACCTGTAAATTCCAACCCAACACCTCAACCAAGAGAAACTAACCCTGCACCCAGACAATCAACACCCCCAACACCTCAACCTAGACAAAATAACTCTACTTCACCACAACGAAATCGTAGAGCAGTGACAAACTCAGGTAGAGGTCGCAATTCAACTTCTAAAATTTCTCCAATTTCCTTGGTTAACCCTCCTTTTAGGCAGATTAATTTTGTTGATATTGCTTTTGGTGTACTGGCTAGAGGTGATTTTCAGTCCCAAGGTCGATATTTTCACTTCTATAAATTTGAGGGACGCGAAAACCAACTAATTCAAATCAGGCTGGGTGGTAGCGCTGATTCACGCCGTTCAGGTAACTTAAATCTCAATCCCTATATGTTTCTGCTCGATCCTGATAATAAAGTGATTTTAAAAAGGGGTGGGGTTGGTACGAATAGTAACATTAAGGATGCCTTTGTCTTTGTTCGATTACCTGTCAAAGGCACTTATACAGTTGCAGTAACCAGCCGTAATCCTGGAGATACAGGTCGCTATAGTCTGGCTCTCAGAAATGACAGAGCAAGCTATATTTTAGATGAGTCTGCCGAACTGAACGCTCAAAGATCCGTTATTAAACAAAATCGCAGTCCTTACAATGTGTCTCAGTTTCAAGGTAAAAAGAATCAGCTTGTAAGCATTCGTGTAGATAGTATCAATGAAGAATTTTCTCCTTATATAATCTTGCTTAATTCTCAAGGAAAGACCATCGCTGCTGACAATGACAAAGATGGAATTTATAGTGCTTTGATTGACAGAGCTAGGTTACCTGAGGATGATACATACTACATAGTAGTTACCTCAAATCGTCCTATCAATCGCGGTACATACCGAGTGACTCTTTTCTAAGAAAATCAAAAATTTTGGCAAGGGTGTAGCAAAACTTTACATTACATCCTTCCACAGACAATAGTCTCTTTGCGTAAGTTCTAGCAATGAAAAACTATTTGAAGGAAATACCTAATTTGATTAGGATTTTAATTAACGATTGAAAACTGGGAAAACTATTTTCCTAAAAATAATACTTTTAATCACAAAAATTTGTATGGGAAGTGAGTGATGGTAAATGCTAATCAAAACGACAAAAATAACTTTCTTTATCCTCGTAGTCGCTATTACGGCAAGACGAAGGTAGAAAACTTAATATTTAATGCTAATTTGCAAGAATTTTCTCACAAAGTCGGCTACATTACAGCTTTAGAAACCTCAGGTAAGCTTTCTTCTGATGAAGCTTATGAACAAATTAAGACTCTGTGGAAACAATTGAAACGTAGTAAAAAAGAATTGTTGGTCAGTCAGGAGCCACCAATATTGCCGTGAGGGAGATGTGGTTTGGCTACGCGGTAGTTTCGACTTCGCTCAACTACCGCGCAGTCGATATTCACCAACCGGAAAACAAGGAAAATTGCTATGGACTGTGGACTATTGACTATTGACTGTGGACTATTGACTATTGACCAATGACCAATGACCAATGACCAAGGACTAATATTAATAGGAGTGAATGCTTGAGAGAGACGTAAATTATGCCTGAACTTCCCAACAGTCTGGAAGACGCGATCGCCCAATCCCGTGAAGCCACCAAAGCCGCTTTAGCAGATGGTTATACCCGCATCCAAGTAGATTTTTTGTTTCCTGAACTCAAGTTTATGCCTGTGGCGGAACAATTTCTGCCTTTGTTGACAGAATACGGATCTGGCTTGAAGGTTTTCTTTGCTGATGCTGGTGCGTCCGCTTTAGCGCGTCGTGATTGGGCGGATGCAGCTTTTCAAATTTTGGATATTGGTACAGGAAGGGTTGCTTCTATTCAATCGAAAATTCAACCCGAAGATGAGATTTTCCTGTTTATCTCTCCCACGGCTGTGGAAGTACCCCAATTAGAAAAAATTTGTGAAACAATAGGCGATCGCCCCGCCATTTTCTTAACCCCCCGCCTAGAAGATGCTGGCGCTGTGGGTATCGGTTATGCAGCCAGACAAACCCGCCAGCGTTTCCTTAGTACAATTGAGTCTAGCTATTATTTACGTCCCGTTGATGAGGAAACAGCTGTCTTTCGTGCTTACCCTGGACAATGGGAAATTTGGGTAGAAAACGAAGATGGATGGACAAAAATTGCTGAATTACCTAAGAAACCATCAGGTGATGAAATAGATTTAATCCTGATGAAAGGACAACCACAAACACCAGGGACAGATGGTGCGCCTGTGAAAAAGCCCAGTGTCTTCAAGAGTTTGCAACGTTTTATTAAGGCGTTAAGTAGTTAAGTTGGTAATTGGTAATAGGTGATTGGTAATTGGTAATTGAGAAGAAACTATTACCAATTACCAGCACTTATGAAGATTTTTTCACACCAGCCAAAATAAAAGCGATCGCTTCTTCTATGTGTTCCTCAATCAGTTCTGGACTCAATCGGTCAATATTGGGTGTAAGATGTTTCCAGTTTTCATGGACTGTAAAGTAAAACAGACAAACACTCAAGATATGTGTCAGTGCTAAGAATAGTTTTAAAGGACGAAAGTATCCTTCTTCTATCCCTCTTTCTAAAGTTTTTAGCAAATGTTCGTGCAGGTTCAAAACATTGCATTCTTTAAAATAGATTCCCTGATTTTGACTTGCTTCCTGAAACCACAACATTTGACGCTGCGGATTTTTGGCTTCATTGGCGATCGCAATCCGAATTATCTGCTTGAGTGCTGCATCGGGTGGCAAATCATCAAAGTTGACTTGTCCAAGAGTCGCCTGTACTTCATCAACTGGACGTTGTAATACTGCCTTGTACAAGCTTTCCTTATTCTCGAAATAGTAGTGAAGCGTTGCCGTTGTTACTTTAGCACGAGTGGCGATCGCACCCATCCGCGCCCCATTTAACCCATGTCGGGAAAATTCTTGTTCTGCTGCATCTAAAATTTGCTGCTGTGTCACTTCAGCATCTCGAAATGGACGGACTGATTTAGCAACTCGTTTTCCTGTTCGAGCCACAACACCTTTATTTATAGTTTTGCACACCTCATCAAAGGTAATCTGTTGAAGTTGATTGATATAGTTGTGCAGCAAGACGCAGATATTTTAGAAAAGATTTACGCTAATACGCCGCAGAAAATCAAGTTGAATAATGAAGTGGGAATGGACTGGGTGCGCCGCAACTTTGAGAGTTTTCCTAATTTATAGGCAAAAACCGTATGACCGGTAATGTTCTAGACTTAAAATTATAAAACCTCTATAGCCCTGAGAAGTCATAGAGGTTTTACAAGGTTAATCAGAATAAACGCTTAATAAAAGCCCTTATTAAGCGTTTATTTTTACTTTCTTTTTCTTAACCACGTTGTTTGTAAACAACGCACCTATTCCTAAAGCAGCAAGTGCGCCTGTGGTTGCAGGTTCTGGTACTGGCTGGCCTATTCCTACATTACTAACAGACAGATTAAAGCTGAAGCCAGCATCGGCTCCATTGCCACCGATTCGAGTTGCTGAAAAGAGTCCTTGAGCTAAGAAGTCGCCACTGCTACTGAAAAACCCTCCTTGTAATTGAGGCAAATTGTATATTACATTATTCCCAAGAGGGCCAACATCAAAAGTTCTAGTAGCATCCGCAGGATTATTAGCTACGAAGACAGAACCATCACTAAAACTAATGAATGGCTCGCCAATTGTAGCTGAGTAGGGTGTTGATGTTCCTGACGCTGCTCCTGCACGAGTTAGGTTAATAGTAGATATTGAGTTAGCTATCAAACCAGATAATATGCCAGTAGCGGGGGGTACAGTCGTAAAAGGCGCAGTGAATGAAATAGTGTCATTTACTGGTGATGGATCAGTAACGTTACCGATAGTAGCGCCACCCACAATAGTGATTCCACCAAGTATTGTTGCAGCTTGAGCAGAGGAGATGCTTGAGGAAACAGCTAAAGCAGATCCTAAAGCCAATGTGCTGCTTGCTAATGCGACTCCGCGACCCCAGTTCTTAAAATTTTTCATTTTCTCCACCATGTAAATAGTTGACATTTCTCTAATTTCGAGATGATTCCAAATTGGATAAGTACAAATCTCGGCAATTAACTATAAGCATCAGTAACATAAAACTCATATGTATACGCAATATTTTTCTTAACCTAGTAGGGTAAACAGGGTTAAGTTAATGCCTATAGATTAATTTTGTACTTTACTTAATCAGTATCATTACACATTAATTTCATGTTGTTATTTAGTTTTTTATAAAGAAACTGCTAAGTTTAAGTTGTTAATTAAAGATTTAGATTTTTTAAAGTAATTTACTATTTTTATTTCTATTACTTTAGATAGATGTTTTCCTAATTTAGTATTTATTGTCAAGTTAAAAATAAAAAACTCAATATAAATAGAATTAGTTTTATACGGACTTAAATACTAATTTAAAAATCTTATTTTTTACTAAAATGCCTATAATACAAGCCATACAAGGTTAATAAACATATATATAGATATATAAAATCGCTTTAATATGCTAAATACTTTTTAAGTAGATTAAATAGAATTTACTTGCAAAAAGTATATTTTTATAAGAACAATTTTACTCTGTATAACCTTTGATAGATATTTTTATAACCAAAAATTGTAACTATTGATATATGCAAATAAAATAATTTTATTTAATAATATTCGTATAGTGCAAAATTATTAAAACTATCTAATTTACATAAGGTCGTCAATATAGTTAAAAATTAAATGTTTTATAAAAGTTTATACTTTGACATCTTTATAAGCTGTTTTGTCTGTGCAGAATAAATGTAGTATTTTTAACTCACTGATAAATACGCAAAACCTATTTTGCTCATCAAAGCGTTTTGCATTAATAAAGTATATTTTTTTACTTAAAATTCAGGTTCTTTAATAACGAGTCTTCATGAGTGCAGGGCTACATCTGAAAACTAAAAATTAAGGGTTGGGAGAAGGAGGGGTGTTGATGTTCAAAACCTTTACACCCCTATACCCTTACACCAAGTTTGAACAGACAACGTAGTGCGTCAGTTCGGAGTAGATGCTTGAGAACTTGTGTAAGAGGTACTCTTTGTTGATCTATTTCTACTAGGAGACGCTAACCCCTAGATTGAAAGAGTTGATGAACTCTTTATAGGATAGGTTGATAAACCCATCATTAGCGCCACTTTTAGCCTTGCCGTCTACGCCCCAAGGGTTGCGAACTACAACACGTTGCTCACCGCTAGCACTAATGTAAGCGTTGGTCACTGAATAGGCATGGGAACCTAAAATAAACGAAGTATCTTTGCCTGAACGTGATGTAGTTATAGCCTTGCCAGCTTTTAAAGCAGTTTCCAGCGTCGAGAAATTGATTTTACTGGCACTATAGTTAGTGGTCTTGCGTCCTGTAATGAAGCTAAGCGGAGGAGCAAGAGCGCCGCCATTACCAATGATATTATAGCCAGGGCGACCATCTTTCCATTCGCGCCATTGAGCATAAGCTTTTTCTACTAACGCTACCCAAAGAACACCATCATTTCTTTGAGCAGCTATACTGGTGACGATACGACGGTCTACTGTTACATATTGTGCTTCACCAGGTGCATAATATGCACCTGAGTAAAAGCGTACAGTATAAGTATTGTCTCCGTTGTCTTTAATCATGCTATTAATCACAGAACTGGAAGCATTACCAGAATCATCAGACTGACGGCTAAAGGTTGCACCCAAAGCTGCTAAAAATGTACAGTCATTGATTATTCCTTGATGAATATCACCAATTTCCGCCTTATTAGTACTACCAAACAGATTACCCTTGACCTCAGTGTAAGTAAGCTTTTTACCATTAAACTCAGCTTTTGGTGCTACAGTTCCTAAGAACCAGCGACCGACTAAGTTAGACTCAAAACTACTAGCACTCATGCCTGCTGAGGCTCCATTCGCAACCTGTGCTGAGAGCCATTCAACATGGTCTTCCATATTAAATTTATTGCCAGCAGCAACTAATGCTTTCAGATCTTCTACCTCATTGCTGTCAACCACAGAATTATCTTGGACATTTCTGAAAATATCCAACATATCCTGACGGCTTAATTTACTATCAGATGCTAAATTACGTGCCAGAGAAATAATTTTTTGGTCACTTAAATTTTGACTAAACCAATCTGCATTAGTAACGGCTAATGTGCTATTTACTGTATTGCTACTAGCGCTACTCTCTTTGGCGGCTTCTTCTGAGGAGTTTGAAGAAGTTGGAGAAAATTTCAAATCGTATTTAGTGTCACCACTTTTTGAATAGACTCTAATAAAGTAATTCCCAGCGTTTAAAGTTTCGCTAATTGATTCACTGAGGGTTCCACCTTTATTAGAACTAGCAATCACATCACCTTTATCAATTGAGTTATTGCTGTTATTGTCTTTAAGCAGTTGTAAATCCGCATTAGCGCTTAAGCCGTCCATAGCAATACTCACACTACTATGGGAACTTAAACTAAAGCTATAGAAATCATTGATATCTGAGGAGCCTACCCAATCAGAAATAGTCTGTGTTTTCGTGTTGAAAGTTATTTTTTGACTGTTACTGAGAGTGTTGCCTGCTTTATCAATAGCCATAAATTTCCTTACTGAATCTAGTCGAAACCACTTGAAAAATTACACACTGTAAATGCTTAAAGCTTTAAACAAAAAGATATGGTGAAATTTGTTTAATGTTGCGCTTTAAGTTTGTTAATGATCTAGGGTAGAAATACGCAACATAGCAGGCAAAAAGGAAAACTGTTAAAAGCCCTTTAGTGTATAGGTTTGATCAATGATGATTGATTTATTTCCTAAACTATGATTCGACTGCTATATGGGATTTGAGTATAACTACTTAATTGAGGAAACAGTATACAACCAAATCAGAATAATTTGTTTAAATAATCAAGTATTACTAAGAAAATGAATTTAA harbors:
- a CDS encoding PEP-CTERM sorting domain-containing protein (PEP-CTERM proteins occur, often in large numbers, in the proteomes of bacteria that also encode an exosortase, a predicted intramembrane cysteine proteinase. The presence of a PEP-CTERM domain at a protein's C-terminus predicts cleavage within the sorting domain, followed by covalent anchoring to some some component of the (usually Gram-negative) cell surface. Many PEP-CTERM proteins exhibit an unusual sequence composition that includes large numbers of potential glycosylation sites. Expression of one such protein has been shown restore the ability of a bacterium to form floc, a type of biofilm.), with the protein product MKNFKNWGRGVALASSTLALGSALAVSSSISSAQAATILGGITIVGGATIGNVTDPSPVNDTISFTAPFTTVPPATGILSGLIANSISTINLTRAGAASGTSTPYSATIGEPFISFSDGSVFVANNPADATRTFDVGPLGNNVIYNLPQLQGGFFSSSGDFLAQGLFSATRIGGNGADAGFSFNLSVSNVGIGQPVPEPATTGALAALGIGALFTNNVVKKKKVKINA
- a CDS encoding C2 family cysteine protease, which produces MAIDKAGNTLSNSQKITFNTKTQTISDWVGSSDINDFYSFSLSSHSSVSIAMDGLSANADLQLLKDNNSNNSIDKGDVIASSNKGGTLSESISETLNAGNYFIRVYSKSGDTKYDLKFSPTSSNSSEEAAKESSASSNTVNSTLAVTNADWFSQNLSDQKIISLARNLASDSKLSRQDMLDIFRNVQDNSVVDSNEVEDLKALVAAGNKFNMEDHVEWLSAQVANGASAGMSASSFESNLVGRWFLGTVAPKAEFNGKKLTYTEVKGNLFGSTNKAEIGDIHQGIINDCTFLAALGATFSRQSDDSGNASSSVINSMIKDNGDNTYTVRFYSGAYYAPGEAQYVTVDRRIVTSIAAQRNDGVLWVALVEKAYAQWREWKDGRPGYNIIGNGGALAPPLSFITGRKTTNYSASKINFSTLETALKAGKAITTSRSGKDTSFILGSHAYSVTNAYISASGEQRVVVRNPWGVDGKAKSGANDGFINLSYKEFINSFNLGVSVS